The Argopecten irradians isolate NY chromosome 4, Ai_NY, whole genome shotgun sequence genome has a window encoding:
- the LOC138321319 gene encoding receptor-type tyrosine-protein phosphatase epsilon-like, whose product MSLYVNWTLMSDQTVSLDNLTLMYRVSRVRGCGPDIIDTDFQLVSLLNNTNISIPDLLPWRKYEYKVHVSITRGNLTESRTEQEGEFITPAKVPTGPVKDLRVTSTSASTGSIAWNEPECSHRNGEFRNYSISVKNLNNSAAVDSNFTTTQDNFDLSNLRSYTVYNVLLRFVNEEGVGPPGSVYLTTLETAPSAPDITGMTSGVSFIFLTYDPPVTSNGVIREYMVFYSKSAGFVDETRKPAGQALSINITGLEPATQYYFKVQARTGENRWGNFSQVRSQTTLPDKPSKVSYLAINDRNVSCLDILWRPPTTPNGQITKYKVTYADMVNNTQYPEVILNATASSYHLCHLHPGRKYMIMIRAATDAGYGDAEDIFGTTVIGQPPVPAPPFFVNTTATKITIILNQMVIDTGPLTEYRLYVQDVTAKMAAPGNLVVSIPATQITSPRLFVVGDGEPETNKPLTTGHIYVISLEIVSSLDEVNKTSIISMKQIQPKAIQPVAGPATSDTTDNTPVIVAVVVIIILLLIAALVVGLLFWYKRRQNRYVYQPQSNEKDPYDLIPMPEQNYYDPMKHWNTIYSNRESRYITSGRELLPGETELMSNGTTASPNGGPPISFSQEFHDLPHGQLSSWNAAVMSKNANKNRFPHLLPYDHTRVVLAADENSNGDFINANYMHGYKKSSEYIAAQSPFNDETVLDFWRMIFQKNIKVVVMITNIIEDNIVKCTQYWPDTKQGRVCYGSFVLEIIETREFADYVIRTIKITTRHSSSHRFIYLFEFCSWPDHGVPSDPIPLLDMRNKVRDYRGNDKNPLLVHCGSGVSRTGSYIAIDALLEQYEAEGRISVFSFIRKMRKDRVTMVRTLKQYVFIYEAIFEERVAGNTRVGPDLKSRYHELTRKNPKTKHSFLKDQFICLQRYTRKVTPKKCHTALLPLNVVKNRFPDVVPPDDFRPVLEATSFGRTDYINAVFLDSHRRRNHFIVTQTPLHTTITDFWKLVYDLDIHTIVMMESYKHEDDTCAEYWPDHRAKKFEPYFIDNTEDYQRDNVTIRHFKVTSMQQPRSPPHKVRQFQFNAWEDPDFIPKSKSMLLDLVDMVTEWQKEENGDQTPILVHCKDGATHSGLFCAVVAICQAMEDDGDVDVFHTIKHMKRRREQIIDMLDQYRFCYRVLWDFMNLRMQGGTLTNMMTHSNNDPMYIPGSLSLASYTSHLEYM is encoded by the exons ATGTCCCTGTATGTAAACTGGACCCTGATGTCAGACCAGACCGTTTCCCTTGACAACCTGACATTGATGTATCGCGTGTCCAGGGTGCGGGGCTGTGGGCCAGATATCATTGACACTGATTTCCAACTAGT TTCCTTATTGAACAACACAAACATAAGTATTCCTGATCTGTTGCcatggagaaagtacgagtaTAAAGTGCATGTTTCAATCACCCGTGGCAATCTGACAGAGTCGAGGACGGAGCAGGAAGGAGAATTCATTACACCTGCCAAAG TTCCGACTGGTCCTGTCAAGGATCTACGTGTGACATCCACTTCAGCTAGTACTGGTTCAATAGCATGGAACGAACCGGAATGTTCTCACAGGAATGGAGAATTCAGAAATTATTCAATCTCCgtaaaaaatttaaacaattcTGCAGCTGTTGATTCCAACTTTACTACTACACAGGATAATTTTGACCTATCAAATCTGAGGTCATACACGGTCTACAATGTTCTGCTGAGATTTGTGAACGAGGAAGGAGTGGGACCGCCAGGATCTGTGTATCTGACTACTCTAGAGACTG CTCCATCAGCACCTGACATCACCGGCATGACCTCTGGAGTTTCCTTCATTTTCTTGACCTATGACCCTCCAGTGACCTCTAACGGGGTCATTAGGGAGTACATGGTATTCTACAGTAAGAGTGCTGGCTTTGTGGATGAGACTAGAAAGCCTGCTGGGCAGGCCCTGAGTATCAACATCACAGGACTGGAGCCTGCTACACAATACTACTTCAAG GTACAAGCACGAACAGGTGAGAATCGATGGGGGAACTTCAGCCAGGTGCGTAGTCAAACAACCCTTCCTGACAAACCATCAAAGGTGTCTTATCTTGCCATCAACGACAGGAATGTGTCCTGTCTGGATATCCTCTGGAGACCCCCAACTACTCCTAACGGGCAGATAACTAAGTACAAG GTGACTTATGCGGACATGGTAAACAATACGCAGTATCCTGAAGTCATTCTAAATGCTACAGCGTCCTCTTATCATTTGTGTCACCTTCACCCTGGCAGAAAGTACATGATAATGATTAGAGCAGCCACTGATGCCGGATATGGTGATGCTGAGGATATCTTTGGGACTACAGTAATAGGCCAGCCTCCTGTACCTGCGCCTCCGTTCTTCGTCAATACTACTGCCACCAAGATTACAATCATACTCAACCAGATGGTCATCGACACAGGACCCCTCACCGAGTACCGACTGTATGTTCAAGATGTGACTGCAAAGATGGCTGCTCCAGGAAATTTGGTGGTTAGCATCCCTGCTACACAAATTACCTCCCCACGGTTATTTGTAGTTGGTGATGGAGAACCTGAGACTAACAAACCATTGACAACGGGTCACATTTATGTTATATCACTTGAGATCGTCAGTTCCTTAGATGAAGTTAATAAAACAAGCATAATCAGCATGAAGCAAATTCAACCCAAGGCAATTCAGCCTGTTGCGGGACCAGCCACATCCGATACGACAGACAACACCCCAGTCATTGTGGCAGTGGTTGTTATTATCATCTTACTGCTCATTGCAGCCCTTGTAGTGGGATTGCTATTCTGGTACAAGCGCCGCCAGAACAGGTACGTTTACCAGCCACAGAGTAATGAAAAAGACCCATACGATCTTATTCCAATGCCTGAGCAAAATTATTACGATCCAATGAAACACTGGAATACTATTTACTCCAACCGTGAGAGTCGTTACATCACTTCTGGACGCGAACTTCTCCCTGGGGAAACTGAACTAATGTCAAACGGAACAACCGCATCTCCAAATGGCGGACCGCCGATTTCCTTCAGTCAGGAGTTTCATGATCTTCCGCATGGACAATTGTCGTCATGGAATGCAGCCGTTATGAGTAAAAATGCAAACAAGAATAGATTCCCTCATCTTCTTCCATACGATCACACAAGGGTGGTACTTGCTGCCGACGAAAATTCTAATGGAGACTTTATCAATGCAAATTACATGCACGGTTACAAAAAGTCGTCGGAGTATATAGCTGCACAGAGTCCTTTCAATGATGAAACAGTGCTTGATTTTTGGAGGATGATATTTCAGAAAAACATTAAAGTCGTGGTGATGattacaaatatcatagaggACAACATTGTCAAGTGTACACAATACTGGCCAGATACTAAACAAGGTAGAGTCTGCTACGGATCGTTTGTACTCGAGATAATAGAAACAAGAGAGTTTGCAGATTATGTCATCAGAACAATAAAGATCACAACGCGACATAGCTCATCTCATCGGTTTATTTACCTTTTTGAGTTTTGCTCCTGGCCAGATCATGGTGTGCCAAGTGATCCTATTCCGTTGTTGGATATGAGAAACAAGGTGAGAGACTACCGAGGAAACGATAAGAACCCGCTCCTTGTACATTGTGGATCAGGGGTCAGTAGAACGGGTAGTTATATAGCTATAGACGCCCTGTTGGAACAATACGAGGCAGAGGGCAGGATTAGTGTTTTCTCTTTCATAAGAAAAATGCGCAAGGATAGGGTAACGATGGTAAGAACTCTGAAACAGTATGTGTTCATTTATGAAGCTATATTTGAGGAAAGGGTAGCAGGAAACACGCGAGTCGGGCCAGACTTGAAGTCACGATACCATGAGCTAACACGCAAAAatccaaaaacaaaacattcctTCTTAAAAGACCAGTTCATTTGCCTACAGCGTTACACGAGGAAGGTAACTCCGAAAAAGTGTCACACCGCACTCTTGCCGCTCAATGTTGTGAAAAATCGCTTTCCAGACGTTGTTCCCCCCGATGACTTCCGACCGGTCTTGGAAGCAACTTCGTTTGGTAGAACGGATTACATCAACGCCGTGTTTCTGGACAGTCACAGGAGGAGGAACCACTTCATTGTTACACAGACGCCACTCCACACCACTATAACAGACTTCTGGAAACTCGTGTATGATCTCGACATCCATACTATAGTGATGATGGAGTCATACAAACATGAAGATGATACCTGTGCAGAGTATTGGCCAGACCATAGGGCGAAGAAGTTCGAACCTTACTTTATTGACAACACTGAAGACTACCAAAGAGATAACGTCACGATACGTCACTTCAAGGTGACCAGCATGCAACAACCGCGCAGCCCACCACATAAGGTGCGTCAATTTCAGTTCAACGCCTGGGAGGATCCCGACTTTATTCCGAAGTCCAAGTCCATGTTACTGGATCTCGTCGACATGGTAACAGAATGGCAGAAGGAGGAGAATGGTGACCAGACGCCCATACTGGTGCACTGTAAAGATGGTGCCACACACAGTGGTTTGTTCTGTGCTGTGGTTGCCATTTGCCAGGCCATGGAGGATGACGGGGACGTAGACGTGTTCCATACCATCAAACACATGAAGCGGCGTAGGGAACAGATAATTGACATGCTG GACCAGTACCGATTCTGCTATCGAGTTCTCTGGGACTTTATGAATCTGAGGATGCAGGGCGGAACCTTGACAAATATGATGACTCATAGCAACAATGATCCTATGTATATCCCAGGCAGTCTCAGCCTGGCCTCCTATACGTCACATTTAGAGTACATGTGA
- the LOC138321328 gene encoding phospholipase A and acyltransferase 5-like, with the protein MSGYSSNTPHNEDVLGGLRNGDLVKFRGGTHWGVYLGDEDVIHLKGSGEKFTNNTVVKENFWKVADGCRAEKDNNNDDIRRPLPSHEIERQARALVGSQNNKWENGKEFAFSLRYGKESFDQRTRQSIYMSSLSQHRQHNLRVLEELHIGDIVEFERELFKHFGVYVGNEDVVHLTGVENGWFSGVQFIGKGMVKRENFWDVAKGGKAKKNNNQDGISKPRPSSLIVSEARALVGTVENMHFLTNNCEHFASKLRYGKKSSKQGTLGAVAIGSAALAFGGIPGLVLAGGLFLSSVMKNKNDK; encoded by the exons ATGTCAGGGTATAGCTCGAACACACCACACAACGAAGATGTTCTCGGTGGGTTGAGGAATGGAGACTTGGTGAAATTTCGGGGAGGGACTCACTGGGGAGTTTATCTAG GAGATGAAGATGTCATTCATCTTAAAGGATCTGGTGAGAAATTCACAAACAATACTGTGGTGAAGGAGAATTTCTGGAAGGTCGCTGACGGCTGTAGAGCTGAAAAGGACAACAATAACGATGATATCAG GAGGCCTCTGCCTTCTCATGAAATTGAAAGACAAGCTCGTGCTCTGGTAGGAAGCCAAAACAATAAGTGGGAAAACGGTAAAGAGTTTGCTTTTTCTCTGCGATATGGAAAGGAGTCATTCGACCAG AGAACCCGACAAAGCATATATATGTCATCATTGAGCCAGCACAGACAACACAATTTAAGAGTTCTAGAGGAGTTGCATATCGGAGACATCGTGGAATTTGAAAGAGAGTTGTTTAAACATTTTGGGGTCTATGTAG GGAACGAAGATGTGGTCCACTTGACAGGAGTCGAAAACGGCTGGTTCTCTGGTGTGCAATTTATTGGCAAGGGTATGGTGAAAAGGGAAAACTTCTGGGACGTCGCTAAAGGAGGGAAGGCTAAAAAGAACAACAATCAAGACGGCATCAG CAAACCTCGGCCTTCCTCCTTAATCGTAAGTGAAGCTAGGGCTTTAGTGGGAACGGTGGAAAATATGCACTTTTTGACAAACAACTGTGAACACTTTGCTTCAAAACTAAGATATGGCAAGAAAAGTTCCAAACAG GGTACGTTGGGTGCAGTAGCGATAGGTAGCGCTGCACTAGCTTTTGGTGGAATTCCTGGATTAGTTCTAGCTGGAGGATTGTTTTTGAGTTCGGtgatgaaaaacaaaaatgataagtAA